Proteins encoded within one genomic window of Acidimicrobiia bacterium:
- a CDS encoding KH domain-containing protein, producing MSDEVDDAGDADEFDDEIAPEGNRISGGRTRAVVEHIARHLVDDPDAIDIAVEERRSGDITVIVHAGPGDVGRLIGKRGRVVQAIRQVARAAAAAEGVRATVDVAD from the coding sequence ATGAGCGACGAGGTCGACGACGCCGGCGACGCGGACGAGTTCGACGACGAGATCGCGCCCGAAGGCAACCGCATCTCCGGTGGCCGCACTCGAGCGGTCGTCGAGCACATCGCGCGTCATCTCGTCGACGACCCCGACGCGATCGACATCGCGGTCGAGGAGCGCCGTTCGGGCGACATCACGGTGATCGTGCACGCAGGGCCCGGCGACGTCGGCCGGCTGATCGGCAAGCGTGGCCGCGTGGTGCAGGCGATCCGTCAGGTCGCGCGCGCCGCGGCGGCGGCCGAAGGCGTGCGGGCGACGGTCGACGTCGCCGACTGA
- the ftsY gene encoding signal recognition particle-docking protein FtsY, whose protein sequence is MLFIALIVILAVVVIAVIVGVSLARNSARRGGVVLEPPPPPPARPATPPSAPPEVGAPPAPVEAPAPAPAPPAVVVPPEPEVVEEELAPEPEVVEKPRLRDRLGRTRAAFSRVLSGRGGIDDDVWDDLEEALILADVGVTTSTTLLESVKVAAREQNVTDVEGLNDLVRTAVVDLLATTPDRALRDVAGESNVWMFVGVNGVGKTTTIGKLAAQHVHEGRRVVLAAADTFRAAAAEQLTMWGDRVGAEVVRGQEGADPGSVVFDAMSAATGRGADLVLVDTAGRLHTKVNLMEELKKLRRIVDRTPGALREVLLVIDATTGQNGLTQARQFAEAVDVTGIVLTKLDGTAKGGIVLAIQSELGLPVKVVGVGEQVDDLVPFDPDEFAAALFG, encoded by the coding sequence ATGCTCTTCATCGCACTGATCGTCATCCTCGCGGTCGTGGTGATCGCCGTGATCGTCGGCGTGAGCCTGGCGCGCAACTCCGCGCGGCGCGGCGGTGTGGTGCTGGAGCCGCCGCCTCCGCCGCCCGCACGGCCGGCCACACCACCGAGCGCGCCGCCCGAGGTCGGCGCGCCACCGGCGCCGGTCGAGGCACCCGCGCCCGCTCCGGCGCCGCCCGCAGTCGTCGTCCCACCCGAGCCCGAGGTCGTCGAAGAGGAGCTCGCACCCGAGCCGGAGGTCGTCGAGAAGCCGCGGCTGCGCGACCGACTCGGACGCACCCGCGCCGCGTTCTCGCGCGTGCTCTCCGGTCGCGGCGGCATCGACGACGACGTGTGGGACGACCTCGAAGAGGCGCTCATCCTCGCCGACGTCGGCGTGACCACATCGACGACATTGCTCGAGTCCGTGAAGGTCGCGGCGCGCGAGCAGAACGTCACCGATGTCGAGGGACTCAACGATCTCGTGCGCACCGCGGTCGTCGATCTGCTCGCCACGACTCCCGATCGCGCGCTGCGCGACGTCGCCGGCGAATCGAACGTGTGGATGTTCGTCGGCGTGAACGGAGTCGGGAAGACGACCACGATCGGGAAGCTCGCCGCGCAACACGTGCACGAGGGTCGCCGGGTCGTCCTCGCGGCCGCCGACACGTTCCGTGCCGCGGCCGCGGAGCAGCTCACGATGTGGGGCGACCGCGTCGGTGCGGAAGTCGTGCGCGGGCAGGAGGGCGCGGATCCGGGTTCGGTCGTCTTCGACGCGATGAGCGCGGCGACCGGCCGCGGCGCCGACCTCGTGCTCGTCGACACCGCGGGTCGCCTGCACACGAAGGTCAACCTGATGGAGGAGCTCAAGAAGCTCCGGCGCATCGTCGACCGCACGCCCGGCGCGCTGCGCGAGGTGCTGCTCGTCATCGACGCGACGACCGGGCAGAACGGGCTCACGCAGGCGCGGCAGTTCGCGGAGGCGGTCGACGTCACCGGCATCGTGCTCACGAAGCTCGACGGCACCGCGAAGGGCGGCATCGTGCTCGCGATCCAGTCGGAGCTCGGCCTGCCGGTGAAGGTCGTCGGCGTCGGCGAGCAGGTCGACGACCTCGTGCCGTTCGATCCCGACGAGTTCGCGGCGGCGCTCTTCGGGTAG
- the smc gene encoding chromosome segregation protein SMC, with protein MFLRSLTLKGFKSFAEKTTLEFEPGVMVVVGPNGSGKSNLVDAVAWVLGAQGARALRGGKMDDVIFAGTADRPALGRAEVSLTIDNASQMLPIEFTEVTITRTLFRTGESEYAINGASCRLLDIQELLSDSGIGRQQHVIVGQGQLDAVLNARAEDRRAIIEEAAGVLKYRKRKEKAERRLEATEANLLRLTDLLREVRRQLRPLERQADAARRHDGLQTTLREIRLHLSGRDIEMLTTRLERRGLRRGELGTSEAEVRARLRVLDADVARAERELSRPGDDDVADLLMRVEAARERGRGLQALIAERARGIERELLAAADEGVVETLVADAASLRDELASVELEREGLRPLLDSARIAAARAEECRAAIDDASGPAPDARGAAEQELAEATQRWNDAVASHDGIRARIDALSADVPSVREQLVAAAAALAALEPERTRTHTARAAAAEAFRAIEATVEPEHAAEGDERRAAEEAHEAAVATLRHDEAEAARWRARADVLAAALEEEHATAGGEAVRDLPGVLGPLLDHLDISPGAEAAVEAALGPHLRALVVDGGGAARAAVERLRDGDVSALLLVADRFARPAASALTHPADSRPLLEMVRTRRPDLDALVRALLARVVLVEGDWHAALDVALGDPELVVVTRDGDRFGGPTPWRAGPAGRSAVTPSTLADAQARADDAEGGAVTSRNALASARRRLDAARDAEANARRTRQVAYDAARRELAAAESALRDVETSSAGATERRASLDARLAELEPRLADLPARATEAERAVEDTAAQRTRARQALEVALTAEREASAARRAAQTRYEEARVEADRLRRETEVRAAGVDERRGLLARRLSDVERRLAARPDEEAAAQRRRAELEERAAAVQALGERLRERLRGGDALAERLRRRRERDSEAARAAGKRLDALRKERAEAERRLTELREQLNRLELEEAETRMRLEAAVESLRREFDCEPEIAIAAPLPELPDGISAAARARELERELRLLGPVNPLALGEYEALQERHEFLESQLDDVKSTRRELTRVIRSVDAEIVAVFESAFADVAKNFSSLFSTLFPGGSGRLTLTDPSDPLSTGIEIEARPSGKNVRRLSLLSGGERSLTALAYLFSVFRARPSPFYLMDEVEAALDDVNLHRFLDLLHEFRDEAQLVVVSHQKRTMEAADVLYGVSLPPGGSSRVVSQRMRELELSQLPV; from the coding sequence ATGTTCCTGAGGTCCTTGACCCTCAAAGGGTTCAAGTCGTTCGCCGAGAAGACGACGCTCGAGTTCGAGCCCGGTGTCATGGTCGTCGTCGGGCCGAACGGCTCGGGCAAGTCGAACCTCGTCGACGCGGTCGCGTGGGTGCTCGGCGCGCAGGGTGCGCGGGCGCTGCGCGGCGGGAAGATGGACGACGTCATCTTCGCGGGCACCGCCGATCGGCCCGCGCTCGGGCGCGCCGAGGTGTCGCTCACGATCGACAACGCGTCGCAGATGCTGCCGATCGAGTTCACCGAGGTGACGATCACCCGCACGCTCTTCCGCACGGGCGAGTCGGAGTACGCGATCAATGGCGCGTCGTGCCGACTGCTCGACATCCAAGAGCTCCTCTCGGACTCGGGCATCGGTCGCCAGCAGCACGTGATCGTCGGGCAGGGTCAGCTCGACGCGGTGCTGAACGCGCGCGCCGAGGACCGGCGGGCGATCATCGAAGAGGCTGCGGGCGTCCTCAAATACCGCAAGCGCAAGGAGAAGGCGGAGCGCCGGCTCGAGGCGACCGAGGCGAACCTGCTCCGGCTCACCGACCTGTTGCGTGAGGTGCGGCGCCAGCTGCGTCCACTCGAGCGGCAGGCCGACGCCGCCCGTCGTCACGACGGACTGCAGACAACGCTTCGCGAGATCCGGCTGCACCTCTCCGGCCGCGACATCGAGATGCTCACGACGCGGCTCGAACGACGCGGCCTGCGGCGGGGCGAGCTCGGAACATCCGAGGCCGAGGTGCGCGCGCGTCTGCGCGTGCTCGACGCCGATGTCGCGCGGGCCGAGCGCGAGCTCAGCCGCCCCGGCGACGACGACGTCGCCGACTTGTTGATGCGCGTCGAAGCCGCTCGCGAACGCGGTCGCGGTCTGCAGGCACTCATTGCCGAGCGCGCGCGCGGCATCGAACGGGAGCTGCTCGCCGCCGCCGACGAAGGGGTCGTGGAGACGCTCGTCGCCGACGCCGCGTCGCTGCGCGACGAGCTCGCCTCGGTCGAGCTCGAACGCGAAGGACTGCGCCCGCTGCTCGACTCCGCGCGCATCGCCGCGGCGCGCGCCGAAGAGTGCCGCGCCGCGATCGACGACGCGTCAGGACCCGCGCCCGACGCGCGCGGCGCCGCGGAACAAGAGCTCGCGGAGGCGACGCAGCGCTGGAACGACGCGGTCGCGTCGCACGACGGCATCCGCGCGCGTATCGACGCGTTGAGCGCCGACGTGCCGTCGGTTCGCGAGCAGCTGGTCGCGGCCGCTGCCGCGCTCGCCGCGCTGGAGCCCGAGCGGACCCGTACGCACACCGCGCGCGCCGCCGCGGCCGAGGCGTTCCGCGCGATCGAGGCAACCGTCGAACCCGAGCACGCGGCCGAGGGCGACGAGCGTCGCGCCGCCGAGGAGGCACACGAGGCCGCGGTCGCGACGCTGCGGCACGACGAAGCCGAGGCCGCGCGCTGGCGCGCCCGTGCCGACGTGCTCGCGGCGGCCCTCGAAGAGGAGCACGCGACCGCGGGCGGCGAGGCCGTGCGCGACCTGCCGGGCGTGCTCGGACCGCTGCTCGACCACCTCGACATCTCGCCCGGCGCAGAGGCCGCGGTCGAGGCCGCGCTCGGTCCGCACCTGCGCGCGCTCGTCGTCGACGGCGGCGGCGCGGCGCGCGCCGCGGTGGAGCGGTTGCGCGACGGCGATGTCTCTGCGCTGCTGCTCGTCGCCGACCGGTTCGCGCGTCCGGCGGCGTCGGCGCTCACCCATCCCGCCGACAGCCGCCCGTTGTTGGAGATGGTGCGCACGCGGCGCCCCGATCTCGACGCGCTCGTGCGCGCGCTACTCGCACGCGTCGTGCTCGTGGAAGGCGACTGGCACGCCGCGCTCGATGTCGCGCTCGGCGATCCCGAGCTCGTGGTCGTCACGCGCGACGGTGATCGCTTCGGTGGACCGACACCGTGGCGCGCCGGTCCCGCTGGTCGTTCCGCGGTCACACCGTCGACGCTCGCCGACGCGCAGGCGCGCGCCGACGATGCCGAAGGCGGTGCAGTCACGAGTCGCAACGCGCTTGCATCGGCGCGCCGGCGCCTCGATGCCGCACGCGACGCCGAGGCCAACGCGCGCCGCACGCGCCAGGTCGCGTACGACGCGGCGCGTCGCGAGCTCGCGGCGGCCGAGAGTGCGCTGCGCGACGTCGAGACCTCGTCGGCGGGCGCAACCGAACGGCGCGCGTCGCTCGACGCTCGCCTCGCGGAGCTCGAACCCCGACTCGCCGACCTGCCGGCGCGCGCGACCGAGGCCGAGCGCGCGGTCGAGGACACCGCCGCGCAGCGCACGCGTGCGCGCCAGGCACTCGAGGTCGCGCTGACGGCCGAGCGCGAAGCGTCGGCGGCCCGGCGCGCCGCGCAGACCCGCTACGAGGAGGCGCGCGTCGAAGCCGACCGGCTGCGCCGCGAGACCGAGGTCCGTGCGGCCGGGGTCGACGAACGTCGTGGCCTGCTCGCTCGTCGCCTGTCCGACGTCGAGCGCCGGCTCGCCGCCCGTCCGGACGAGGAAGCCGCCGCGCAGCGCCGCCGCGCCGAGCTCGAGGAGCGCGCCGCGGCAGTACAGGCACTCGGCGAACGGCTGCGGGAACGTCTGCGCGGCGGTGACGCGCTGGCGGAGCGACTGCGCCGTCGTCGTGAGCGCGACTCGGAAGCCGCGCGCGCCGCCGGCAAGCGGCTCGACGCGTTGCGGAAGGAACGCGCCGAGGCGGAACGCCGGCTCACGGAGCTGCGCGAGCAGCTGAACCGGCTCGAGCTCGAAGAGGCCGAGACCCGCATGCGTCTCGAAGCCGCGGTCGAGAGCCTGCGGCGCGAGTTCGACTGCGAACCGGAAATCGCGATCGCGGCGCCGCTGCCCGAGCTGCCCGACGGCATCAGCGCCGCGGCACGGGCGCGCGAGCTCGAGCGCGAGCTGCGGCTGCTCGGTCCGGTCAACCCGCTCGCGCTCGGCGAGTACGAGGCGTTGCAGGAACGGCACGAGTTCCTCGAGAGTCAGCTCGACGACGTGAAGAGCACGCGCCGCGAGCTCACGCGCGTGATCCGATCGGTCGACGCCGAGATCGTCGCGGTGTTCGAGTCGGCGTTCGCCGACGTCGCCAAGAACTTCTCGTCGCTGTTCTCGACGCTGTTCCCCGGCGGCTCGGGTCGGCTCACCCTCACCGACCCGTCGGATCCGTTGAGCACCGGCATCGAGATCGAAGCGCGCCCGTCGGGCAAGAACGTGCGCCGGCTCTCGCTGCTCTCGGGCGGTGAGCGCTCCCTGACCGCGCTCGCGTACCTGTTCTCGGTGTTCCGCGCCCGGCCTTCGCCCTTCTATCTGATGGACGAGGTCGAAGCCGCGCTCGACGACGTGAACCTCCACCGGTTCCTCGACCTGCTGCACGAGTTCCGCGACGAAGCGCAGCTCGTCGTCGTCTCGCACCAGAAGCGCACGATGGAAGCGGCCGACGTGCTCTACGGCGTCTCGCTCCCGCCGGGCGGGTCGAGCCGCGTCGTCAGCCAGCGCATGCGCGAGCTCGAGTTGTCCCAACTCCCGGTCTGA
- the rpsP gene encoding 30S ribosomal protein S16, which translates to MKIRLMRVGKKKQPTYRVVVADSRSPRDGRFIEILGQYAPRAEPSVVKINEERALEWIEKGAQPTEQVGKLLEITGVWEQYRAKHGSAAASAPKPHAPKAPAAAKASTE; encoded by the coding sequence GTGAAGATCCGTCTCATGCGCGTCGGCAAGAAGAAGCAACCGACGTACCGCGTCGTGGTTGCCGACTCGCGGAGCCCCCGCGACGGCCGGTTCATCGAGATCCTCGGTCAGTACGCGCCGCGTGCGGAGCCTTCTGTCGTGAAGATCAACGAGGAACGCGCGCTCGAGTGGATCGAGAAGGGCGCGCAGCCGACCGAGCAGGTCGGCAAGCTGCTCGAGATCACCGGTGTGTGGGAGCAGTACCGCGCCAAGCACGGGAGCGCCGCGGCGTCCGCGCCGAAGCCTCACGCGCCGAAGGCGCCCGCCGCGGCGAAGGCGTCCACCGAATGA
- the ffh gene encoding signal recognition particle protein gives MFDALSNRFEGIFDKVRSRGRLSDDDIDAVARDIRLALLEADVNVRVVKQFITRVKEAAIGARLSESLTPGQQFVKIVHDELVATLGGVTGKLTMSPRPPTVVMLAGLQGSGKTTAAAKLARLLKSQGQQPLLVGADLQRPAAVEQLRVLAQRIDVAFYSEASDPVTVARGAMQEAARLGRTVVIVDTAGRLQIDTELMDELREIREVVQPHDTLLVVDAMTGQEAVNVAAAFHEAVGLDGVVLTKIDGDARGGAALSVKEVVGKPILFVGTGETVEDFEAFHPDRMAGRILGMGDVLTLIEKAEAAFDTDQAEKAAQVLQSGQFTLDDFLDQLQQVKKMGPLQNVIGMLPGLPKEMKNAQVEDSEITKIEAIIRSMTLDERRNPNLVNGSRRLRIARGSGTATGDVNNLIKQFKQMQQMMRSMGIGPGGRKGKKGKKGKKGRLPALGA, from the coding sequence GTGTTCGACGCGCTCTCCAACCGGTTCGAGGGCATCTTCGACAAGGTGCGCAGCCGGGGGCGGCTGAGCGACGACGACATCGACGCCGTCGCGCGCGACATCCGGCTCGCACTGCTCGAGGCCGACGTCAACGTCCGCGTCGTCAAGCAGTTCATCACCCGCGTGAAGGAAGCCGCGATCGGCGCGCGGCTGTCGGAGAGCCTCACGCCCGGCCAGCAGTTCGTGAAGATCGTGCACGACGAGCTCGTCGCGACGCTCGGTGGTGTCACCGGCAAGCTCACGATGAGCCCGCGCCCGCCGACGGTCGTGATGCTCGCCGGCCTCCAAGGCTCCGGCAAGACGACCGCGGCCGCGAAGCTCGCTCGACTGCTGAAGAGTCAGGGTCAGCAGCCGCTGCTCGTCGGAGCCGACCTGCAACGTCCCGCCGCGGTCGAGCAGCTGCGCGTGCTCGCGCAGCGCATCGACGTCGCGTTCTATTCGGAAGCGAGTGATCCGGTCACGGTCGCGCGCGGCGCGATGCAAGAGGCGGCGCGCCTCGGTCGCACGGTCGTGATCGTCGACACCGCGGGTCGTTTGCAGATCGACACCGAGCTCATGGACGAGCTGCGCGAGATCCGCGAGGTCGTGCAGCCGCACGACACGCTGCTCGTCGTCGACGCGATGACCGGCCAGGAAGCGGTGAACGTCGCCGCCGCGTTCCACGAGGCGGTCGGGCTCGACGGCGTGGTCCTCACGAAGATCGACGGCGACGCGCGCGGCGGCGCGGCGCTGTCGGTGAAGGAGGTCGTCGGCAAGCCGATCCTCTTCGTCGGCACCGGTGAGACGGTCGAGGACTTCGAGGCGTTCCACCCCGACCGCATGGCCGGCCGCATCCTCGGCATGGGCGACGTGCTCACCCTGATCGAGAAGGCCGAGGCCGCGTTCGACACCGACCAGGCCGAGAAGGCCGCGCAGGTCTTGCAGTCGGGGCAGTTCACGCTCGACGACTTCCTGGATCAGCTTCAGCAGGTGAAGAAGATGGGCCCGCTGCAGAACGTGATCGGGATGCTGCCGGGGCTCCCGAAGGAGATGAAGAACGCGCAGGTCGAGGACTCGGAGATCACGAAGATCGAGGCGATCATCCGCTCGATGACGCTCGACGAGCGCCGCAACCCGAACCTCGTCAACGGCTCGCGCCGGTTGCGCATCGCGCGGGGCAGCGGCACGGCGACGGGCGACGTCAACAACCTCATCAAGCAGTTCAAGCAGATGCAGCAGATGATGCGGTCCATGGGCATCGGGCCCGGCGGCCGCAAGGGGAAGAAGGGGAAGAAGGGCAAGAAGGGCCGGCTCCCGGCCCTCGGAGCTTGA